CTTTTGACTCtcctcatttttaatttatgactAACTGAAATTCAGtgattaaactttttttatcattgttttcagaaaaatctaatgattctcaaattatTAGTTGTCTTTGATATGAAGTTtctcacatttaatttttttcagtcctgATTTTGTCCTAATATTTTTGGCTGTCGTGGAGTCATTAATTTCTGTCTGTTCTAGTTTTTAGGGAATCCATTTCTTTGATAAGGTTTACGATAATaatttctaatctatttattctctttccagttctttccccccagaacttttattttacttttttctacgTATTTACGTAGTCCTTGTAGaagatccatttttttcctttgaatttatgTTTGCCATTATTACAATTAACTCTACTATTGTACATCTTAACATGTTTCCATTTTTAGTTCCTTAACTTAGATTTTGATCCAGCATCAGATTCTGCCTCCACTTTATTTCTCCCCTTTGGGTCTTGAGAGTCATAGCATTGACTCTTTAGGATCATTAGTATTAGTAGCATTTCAGAACAAAATGCTAGAGAACTTGGGAAACTGAGCATCAGGACTGCTTTGGTTTTAACACTGCTTCAGCTTCCAGGGTCCTCATCCTGCCTGTGGGACTTTCAGGGTTAAGGGGCAATCATTGCTGCTACCTCTAGACACAGACTACTTGGCTGCCATGTTTCTGATTACAGCAGAGGGCTACCATCTTGTTTATCTTTGCTGGTCTTGGCTTTTTTGAGGTCTCCTTTCCTGTTGCCCGTGGTTCTTATGGCTAAAGTTTTGTATAGTTCTGCAGCAGAAGAAGccatttgctatttttcttacTGGTCTCATTATTTAGTCTGATAcaaatttcaatttttgtttaagtAGATATAGATAAGCTTCTCAGCTGCCCTCCTTTCAGACAATGTTCTTGGCTAGAATTTCTTGTGtagtttctaatatttttcatattaccTTTAAGTTAATGTAAACTCCATTATGTGTTAAGAATGTAGggcattggggcagctagatggtgcagtggaaatGGTGCTGGCCCCGGAgtcaagatttgagttcaaaaatcctacctcagacacttcctagctgtataatcctAGAGTCAGTTTtggcctcagccaaaaaaaaaacaaaacaaacaaacaacaacaacaacaaaaaaaaaacccaaccatgGCCAATATAGGGAACCTTGTTTGAAGGAGGAATCAGTAAAATCCCATCTAAGTATTAAAACGGCTGTTTTCCTGAAAGTATTTACAGGCTGGAATGCAAAGTATCTTCAAAAGACTATTATTCTATGCATTGTAGGTTTGTACTACTGAGGCTTAGAGCCATGAGGGGACCCTCAGGTTTCTAACACCTGCTTAAGCCTAGAGATATTCTTTGAATGGGGGGGCTATGTCACCAGGGCTTCTAATCCACAGAGTAGATGATTAAGCTTATATCTAGCTTGAAAATAGAACAGAAGTCCAAAGAGGTTTATATATAAAGCACATCTTGCTTTGACATATATTTATCTCAGGAGCTTGATATATTTCGGGGATGATTTGAGAGGAAGCAGCTCTAAGCTAATGCAGGCATTGGCTTAGTAAACATCAGGCTTCTGAAGGTTGTATGCACGGTTCTAGatgataaatattacatattagtCTTTGGGAAACAGCGTAGTTGGGTAGATCACAGTACAAGTGCTTTGAAGAGATGAAAAACAGGTTTCATGAAGAAATGTCCTTTGAGTTGAACTAAAAGAAGATATCTTTATTAAGGAAATATGAACCACATTCTATGagcttaatttttcctttttcctacctCAAAACCTTTTCTACATCTTTACCTATTTCTATTCCTGCCTTGAAGAAAGAAGGTCCAACCCTCTCCCTCTGGACCTAGTTCCCATTTCCAAGAATTTATCCTGTGGATCATTTATCATCTTTAATTTGCCATCTCTTTTCTGCTGCCAATGTACATGTCCAGATTtacttcattctttaaaatccTTCAGTTAACATTTCTTCAAGTTAATCCtatatatttcccttttattaCCAAAGCCATAGAATTATTAGCTCTATCTCCACTTCCTCATTTCGTCTTCAATCCCTACTAATCTGATTTCTGATTCCACCActctaatgaaataattttttttaattaatctgaTGGCCTTTAAATCCTTAATCATTCTGACCTGACCTCTCTGGAGCTTTTATATATTGTTGACTAACccttttataacatttttctttggcTCTCTTCCTATCTGGCTATACCTCTGTGGGATCATCTCTTGCCTTCTAAAGATCAGTTTCCTCAGTCACCATCTTCTCTTCTCTCAGATAATTTTTATGACTTTCATTCAAATCTACATAACTGTTACTAATCGTTGTGTTGGATTCCAGACATAGGTCTTCAACTGATTTATCAGATATTTCTCTCTAGGTTTGTCCTATAGTTATCTCAGGTTGTCTAAAGCAGAACTCATTTTCCTTCCACCTAAACTCACCCGTTTTTCTTGAAGATACCATTATTCTTCTAGTCACCTATATTCATAGTTTTCAAGAATTATTCTTAACTCGTTCTCACAATTTGATTTCTGATTACCACATTGTCAAATAAGTCTTTTTGATTTTACCTCCACAATCTTATCTCTCAATTGCATCAGTTTCCCTTCTCTGACTcccagaattcaaatttttatcaGAATTGGCTTCAGCTATCATACTATCCTATTTGTCTTCATGTTTGTAGTCTTCCCTCTCCAATCTGTTTTCTGCACAACTGACAATATTTCTTTCACTTCTCCTGTTCAAAATTTAACAATATTCACAGGATGAAATAGAAATGTCTCACTTTATAGTGTTTAAGGCTGATCTAATATCTGGCCCCATCCATCTTTCCaggattattttatatatatatattattacccTTTACTTGCTCTGCATTCCGGTCAAAACTGGCAAATTAGTTATTATTCTAATTCTACACTCAGTCTCTTTTAGCATCTATTCATTCTCAGTTCATTCCTGTAGCTGGAATAATACATTGCTACTTCATTTCTGTTCAGAATTCTTTCTAGTCTCAACCGATGCTTCCTTCATTGAAGATTTCCttgatttctctccttccccctcccccaagttctttggtgttttctttatattatgcATATTCGTGCAAGCATCTAGAAGACAGACTTTACGTCTTCATACTACTAATGCCTAGTATTGCATCTTAATGTTTTTGTTGAGAAAAATGGAATGAGGGCATTTTAAGCTAGGGAGTGAGTGTTATTAAAGGAGTGGAAGGAACAGGATAGATAGTCTTGTGTCagatttagcctcagacacttgctttGTCTGGGCAAATCAACCTCTGTctgattttcctcatctgtaaaatggggataatagcaactacctcccagagttgttagggaaaaatgataatttgtgaaaatactttgcaaacttaaaagccCTTAAGAATGCTAGGTGGTGGTGTTACCATTATCTTTATTACACGTTTTCTCTTTACATTTGTACTATTCACTTGCTCATTCTGAAGGCAGGGGCTGGAAGACCTGGATTTTTAACTTGGCTTTTCCAACTATTCAGTGTCACAACCTTTCTGGcctttgattttctcatcttattTGGATGatatgagataacatataaaaacaaattaaattattcaAAAATGACACCTTAACTTCTGAATATGTATGACATACAAGGGCTTTGAAGCTAGTTTATCATCCAAGTCTTTTTGCTATAGAGATTGTTACAAATGGTGATGTCGTGTTAGATCCCCAAAAGAGCCATTAGGAACCCATTTAAACTATAATGTAGCTATAAAGTTTATTACCATTTGCAATGTTCATGAAAATTCCTTGCAAGTGATGTTCTAGAAATAAACAAGCAGGACTTTTCTAACTATATGGAGCCACATTGGGTGGAGGGATAGGGATTGTGAGATGAGATGAGAAGACTAATCCCTCTGATGGTATGATTGTGTTTTTGTTCTAGGACTAATAAGCTGTGCCTTCTTTTTGGGTGTGAAAGGCCTATATTCCTCTGGTGATGATGTCATAGAACTTACTCCCTCCAATTTCAACCGTGAAGTTATTCAAAGTAACAGTGTGTGGCTTATAGAATTCTATGCTCCATGGTAAGTGTTGTAATCACTTTGATATCAAAGTATTGCTATAAACTTAAGAAAATTGATGTTGGTGTTATGATTGCTTACCTAAAGAGAGGCTAGTGGAAGATAATGAGGGAAATACTTAAATGGTTAAAGTTATTGGAGAAAAGGGGGTAGCTAGATGACCCAACTGAtaagagtaccagctctgaagtcaggagaacctgagttcaagttagGCCTCAgacaatacttactagctgtgtgtgaccctgagcaaatgacctaaccccaattgccttccaAAAAAATATTGGGGAGCATTCCAGAGAAAAAGTagtaaaaattaatgttttatagAGGAAGATAATTGTGATGGTACATACAGAACTGAGAACTTtgttgaataaaaattaaatcatgcTAACTGCATTCATTATGCCCTAATGTTtatgaaaaaacagaattagtaattatttttaaattttccttaagaaaattgttcactaaaatatattttctagttgcttattttattcaatataataAGTGGTTTGTGTAAGATGAAAGTAACTGGGACTTGaactttttattttagtttaaaaatggTGAGTTACCCAGAACAAAAAAATCTCATGAAGAGAGtcatagaaaacatttaattaaaagtttattctcagcagcttagtggatagagaactaacttcggagttagaaagacctgtattaaaattccattttttatatatgttatgCAGCCATAAGCAAATCCTTTAACTTTGCATTATCCCCAGGTAATTTTCTAAATTGGGGGCAGTTGCTGACCTGCAATAGTGGGAATTTCCTTATCAAGGAGTGTACTGCATTAAGAAATCTTCAGTCTatatgggggggaaaaaaaaaacacaacaacctTGTCCTAACACCAATCACATAGTCTATTTAAATGTAATACTATGTTTTTTGAGGGGTGGGATGTATTTTGTAAAGGAATCTTTAAAGTAAATGTCAgtgaatttaaaagtaaaataaaattccaaattttgACTATTAATCAATGGAAgcattaaaaattacttttctaaATGAACTTGTATAATTAAAAATTTGGTAGGATGATTAATTTGTTTACTGGTTtctgttattaaaatttttagcTATAGATTAACTGGATAAAGCCATTTGTGCAAATGTTTTCTTATTAAATATCAGTTTAAATACTTTCATGAGAAGggattttatttaaagaattaaaacaacatggttaataattatttataatgtaCATGGATTACCCACTAATACACAAATATAGAGAAGCTCTATGATTTCACTTTTAAAGGAACTGTTTGTATAGGAAATTCCTTCATGGAATTATTTATGACTGTATAAGTCTTAGGGCTGGAAGCAAataaaagttaagagatttaCCCAGATTCACTAAGGTTAAGTTTGTGGGATGGGATTTATACAAAGGTTCTAAAGACTAAGTTTTGAACCATTTTGCCAAGCTGCTTTTATAATActattgttaaaataatttacCATTTTGCTaacaagcatatgttaatagagattGAATAACTATCCAATTAAAGGGCTTGCTCTTTATATAAACCACACATAAAATAACATCTTGATGTGCACAGATGACAGATAATCTAACAGCTAAAAGGTAATGTGATCCTATTTGGACAAAGGTGTTTATATGAATCACATATAATTTTGTAAAAGTCTGACTCCTATTGTGATTAAATTTGTATAGAAAAAGTACATTTGTCAGTACATAAAAGCCTCATCCCAAGATATCTTTGGATATTTGAAATTTTAGATTAGTGTTTTGCTCAGTGTCCATCAATAAAGTATTACTTTCTATGTTTTTGCAACAGTGATTGCAAATAACTAAAAGATTAAGATTGAAAAACACAGGTGATTCAGACCTTATGTTATATTTCCAGGCTGaggtttgatttttaaattcgTAACTTCTAAAATTATTACTTATGTTACTAAGtaaatattccatatcatttttCTGTTTAAAATACTTTGACTAatgtgaactaattttttttattaaagtttaatCTCACTCCTCCCCCCTACCCAAAATCTACCACTTGTAAAACATCAGCCTGAGCTAGATGGAGTTTCAGCTCTGCTGGTcagatttctagttctttgatgtTTATTCAAATCATTTAGATAGAATTTAGCATTTTTCTTATTGAAATGTTAAAcaagttttttaaaatctttgtttctATGATTATAAGTAGAGATTAAACTAATCTAATTGTGTGATTTTTCTATCCTTCTACCCTGTTTCTCCCCCCATAAAGGTGTGGTCATTGCCAAAGGTTAGCACCAGAATGGAAGAAAGCAGCTACTGCATTAAAAGTAAGTTTCACCCATATAAATTTGGTTTGAATAGTACAATTTGAATTTATTGAAATCTCAAGCACATGTGGAATCCTtaggaattaattttgttttccattctaCCTTTAATTATTGTTAATTTATCCATTTTCTATTACCTTACAACCTACTTATTACTAATTCTGCATCAAAATTTTGCTTCCATTAAAACCCTAATATCACAagttgtttttaaacttttttatttaagcAGTTCTGAaacttatatgaaaaatattcggTTTTggataaaataatgaaatcatgTTGCCTGATCtaggaaaccaagaaaaaaaaaaaaaagcaggtctTTATGAAgtgaatacaaagtaatttttatttgaatttcaacAGGATATAGTGAAAGTTGGTGCAGTTGATGCAGATAAACATCAGTCTTTAGGTGGACAATATGGAGTCCAAGGATTCCCTACTATTAAAATCTTTAGCTCCAACAAAAATAGACCAGAAGATTATCAAGGTAAGAATTTACTTTCctacttctccctttcttatggctttgttgtatttctttgtttgaaatcTGAAACCAGATTTCAGATAACTAATACATCATCACAAAAAAATCCATGGCATTCAGATTCCTGAGTGCTTCCCgcttttttttactatttttgtcaTATTGTATGTAAGATATTTGTGTCCCTCTACTAATTTATGACAACCTTGTTCTTCCCCCTACTGGGGATAGAAGGAAtagaatatgaataaaaagataGCTCATTTCAAAGATTTTTAGTTTATAGTTTAGACACCCACACAGAtctaaaatatgcatatatacattaagTGCCTACGTTCTGTCAGAAATACACAATTGAGAATTGAAATATTTCCTGCCTTTTAAGAACTTGTGTTCTGTTGACTAGAAACAAATGTGCACCAAACACACACAAGGTAATTGATGTGGAAAGAGAACTAATAACTTCTATAGGGATATGTAGGATCCCGGATCCCCAATCCCCTTGAAGGAGATGGTACTTTGTCTTGTCTGTTTGGGGACATGACTTTTATGGGAATTTGTTGCTTAATGGTATGTATTTGtcctcatttttctatttatctccaGTGAGGTCATGGTCTCAAGGCGTGGggaaaattaggaggaaaaaatcAATGCTTGAtcactgggaaaataaaatgttataaagttTTTGAAACTGCCTGTTTATAGTCTTTGATTCTATTATTTAAATGCTCTTTCTCCtatcttgttattattttttttcttttgaaagggcagggaaaaaatacatttttttagcACTTTTTACAAAAAGACAATGCAAGTagatagaattattatttttatttataatttttgttttgtcagaACAAACTAAGCTTTAAGAATTTAGCGTCTTGAAATTTTTCTACTTTAGAAAAATtagctaaaaatataaaatcacataAAACAGGGGAAACTAATTCgtattattgttgaaaaaagcatttgttttcaGAAAAGGAATTGGGAAGGGTAGGAAATATGCACAGCATTGATTGAACTAATAGTAGTTTATGAAACAAGAAAGATGTTGTAATGCTAGATTTTCTAATAACTTGATGGagtcttgttaggttcttactaagtgctatcaattccctcttttttaaatataaggaatttggaataaatattttgttatggTTCCTTCTGTGTCAAAGATTTAGTGAAACTTTTGCTTCAACCTTgtctaatctcatttttaaaaatagctctttTTGGGGATTTCAGTTgatagtgtttttaaaaagtcaatttctGAAAACAAGGTTTATATCAAAAATTAGGCTGCTCAGGGCCCTTTCCTGACTACAAATTGATTACCTGCCTGATCACCTGACTGGTAGATTAGCTGAGCAGAATCTCAAACATTCTCTACACTAAATATATGTGAAGATGATCTATATCCTCTTAAcagttaaaaaaagtattttttaagtaGCATATCCTTTTATTGTATATTAGTAATCCAGTCAGCCTTTTGAAACAAATCTATTATGCTTTTAGTACATTACTTTGAATCTTGGATTCAAAAGATTTACAATAATAGGAACTGATTACTCTTTTCTCTTAGTTGTTTAATTAGGAATATCTGGGAAAGTatgttttatctgttttgttcCATTATGGATTCCTGCTTTGTAGACTTCTGcacacttttatttttagtttttaaaacattAGTTTTAGCTAAAAGTTATCTTTATAATGGTCATCATTCTTACTCTTTAAGGTAAGTTCTTAAGTGAATTACAGTCTAAATGAATTAAAGTTTATTCTACAATCCATTAAGGCAAGTCTTATTTAAAAGGACATCAGTACTTTTCCATTGAATATTGCTAGAGTTTTATgtaatcattttcttcttaaaaagttaatattGATGTGTATTAAAGTTCTGACAATAGAGGCAGAATGGACTgattaaaatttctgttccacatctttaaaaattgaaaaaggagagaataatgaCATGGTAATCTTTAGAATTTCAGAACTGTATTGCTAGACTATAATTTTCTGTTATTAATGTTCCTCTCCTAATACATGCTGCTTCTGTAACAGTATATCAGTCTAGCAGATTAGAACTCATACCTGAATATAGTCTCTATTTTAACTATCAAAGAATTTCAGTTAAAGCTGGATTAGATCGTAAGGAATAGAGTAGGACTTTTCTTATGGCAATGCCTGTAATAGTAATCCCCTTTTAACACCTATGAAGAAGAATGgtttatataaaaaatatggaGTATTCAGGGATCTACTTTTCATTGTATTGAAttcattgtattattttataattattgtataattttccaattctttttctcctAGACTAAATTACCTATTCTTTTCTATATATTGTTTGAAAAGGGTTAAGATAGCAATCTCTAGAAGTGCTAGAGAATTTTAATACTCTATCTTATAACATTAGCAAATATTCTTTTATCATATaagtatttctcattttttggaTTATGTTTTGATTGACTGCATCTTAAAGTAATTATCATCTTAAATGCACATGCTTTtgctatcacttttttttttttttttttttctccaaaacatGCTTGGACAATTCTTCAGCATTGGCCCTtgttgtaaaactttgtgttccattcctccccccttcctccatgcCCTTCCCTAATTGGCAAGTAGCTGTCACTATTAAAACTATAGACTAAAGACTGCCTCCCCAAAAAAACAAAGCAGTGCATCATTTTAGCACTGAATAATCAGGATTTTTAATTCCTTATTGCTCATTACTTGCTATctaattaattaaagttttttatttcaaCTATCTGTACTTTTTATATTCCAGAGCAAGTTAGTGACTTGCAACTAGTCAATTTTTGAGTTGTCAGGATTCCTGCTTGTTTTTATGTGACACATAAACATTaaccatttgttttccttttaggTGGTAGAACTGGTGAAGCTATTGTAGATGCTGCTCTTAATTCTTTAAGACAACTGGTAAAGGAACGCCTTGGTGGAAGAAGTGGTGGATATAGTTCTGTAAGACTTTCTAGTTATTTttggtaacttttaaaaaaagttttatggatCTTGTTTCTACATCAGTCACTAAGAGATAGCTCTTCTCCTCCTTCACTAAACCAACCCTTCATTCCTTGTAAATTTTCCCatataacaacaaacaaaaaacactactCGCATTGACACtcttgcaaaaataattttctaactcTTCTCTTGTTAATACTTTACAAATTTAGCAATACTATATGTCATATATTTAATAACATTCAGTATTCCATATCCAGTCTCCCATCCCTCCATCAGAGATGGAGTACGTTTCCTTATCTCTGAGTCCAAGATCAGTCAAAATAAGTGTTcaaaacttttaatttcatttgtttgtttcatACACATTTTTGTGATCATTGTTAACTTTTTTCCCcgtcatttcattttgcatcacttcatccaggtcctttttttttttttttttaaattccttattgctcattacttgctatctaattaattaaagttttttatttcaatatatatacatatacatggatattttcaacattcacccttacaaaatcttgtgttctaaatttcttcccatctcctcccctacaagataagtaatccaatatgttaaacatgtttagttcttctatacatatttccccaaatatcatgctgcacaagaaaaatcagatcaaaaaggggaaaaaatgagagaaagtaaacaaaatgcaagcaaatgcaaaaaaagtgaaaatactatgttgtgatatatACTCAGTTCCCTCTCTTCCATCACAAACCATTGAAACTGACACAGtgcctatttctttcttttttaaaatttatttatttttattatagctttttatttacaaaacatatgcatgggtaatttttcagcattgacccttgcaaaacatatttccatatttatcatgctacgtaataaaaataagatgagaaagcaacaaaaaagatgaagatatTATATTGTAAactatattcagtttccatagtcctcttaatagatgcagatggttctcttcatcccaagtctattggaattcatTACCCCAAATCTTATTCCCAAGCTTTAACTAaggtttgcatgtattttaattACAGGGTCGAAGTGAAGGTTCAGGAAAGAAGGATGTGATTGAACTCACAGATGACACTTTTGATAAAAATGTGCTTGACAGTGATGATGTTTGGTTGGTAGAATTTTATGCCCCTTGGTGTGGACACTGCAAAAAGTAAGTTAGATGAttgtttttcaatctttttttttttgtttgtttcataacTATAGTGGTAGATGATTCAGTCTATTGTCAGACTTTCAAATATTTAGCCAGCAAAATGGATCTGAGGTATATAGGGAATGGCATGGCATATGTTTATGGAATATGGAgcttgaaaaaaaatacatttaatgagttttttattttgtgtgtgtgtgtgtgtttaaaaaaaaaagagagagagaatataaaaggaaatattattgCTAATCATTGAAGATGAGGTGTAAtctaaagatattttatttttatagcttagAGCCAGAATGGGCAGCTGCAGCCACAGAAGTAAAAGAACagacaaaaggaaaagtgaaGCTAGCTGCTGTAGATGCTACAGTAAATCAGGCATTGACTAGCCGATATGGGGtaagtatattttaaatcattaaatattaagagttagaaaagaccttaaaaatcatctagttcaaatctttaaagaGTAAAGGAATTGAAGCCCAGATGCATGGTGTCCCCAGCTAAtaagagctgagatttgaaatcCAAGTGTTGTAACTTTTAATTCTAGTTActttcatttggttttcttctaGTGTCACTTTTTATGTAGCGTATTtgcagaaaatattttcaaaggtaatttttgtttgtttttaagtaaatCTTCACCGATAACTTTAGTTTTTACATCACTATTTTGCTACTACTGTACTAGAATATTGGGCCTTTCAGCAAGTTGGGTGAAGGCCCCATGTTTAATTTGTGGAAAGATGTGTACAAGAGTTGAATGAGTTGGTTAATCTGTATTATTGGAAGGGATATTCATGTCAATAAATCACAAAGTCACTGATTATATTGGAATATTTATTCCTATAAATACTCCTTTCCTGCAGACTGGGAGATTTTTGTTTCCAATATTCTCACCTGTTATGTTGCTTTTGTACCAGTAATTGGTCCCAGGGGAACCCATCTTTAGTCTATAGCACTTGAAGTTCAGGGCCCCATCAACTTCCTTGTGCCTTATCTCCACACACAGAATTAGTGAATTTCAGAATGGGAGGGGGATTTATAAGAATCCCTTCTACAGCATCCCCAACAAGTCATCTAGCCTTTGCTTGAGTAAAGAGGAACCTGATTGTGacatgaagaatttttttaatttttaaatttttcggCTTATGTTGTCCAGAATTGAATTCAGCATTCTGTATGTGATTTGACTGGGATAGAGTCTGATAAAAGATTTTTGCCTTCTTCCTGGGAGCCAtgcttcattagttttgtttgaccaACAAAACCTTATTAAGCTTGTCCAACAAACTGCAAGTGTTTTTCTGGCACAATGCATAAAGTgttgggtctggaatcaagaagatctctCACGTCATCCTTTAGctgcgtgatcctgggcaaataacttctgctttcctcagttttcct
The DNA window shown above is from Sminthopsis crassicaudata isolate SCR6 chromosome 2, ASM4859323v1, whole genome shotgun sequence and carries:
- the PDIA6 gene encoding protein disulfide-isomerase A6; amino-acid sequence: MTGLGFGLISCAFFLGVKGLYSSGDDVIELTPSNFNREVIQSNSVWLIEFYAPWCGHCQRLAPEWKKAATALKDIVKVGAVDADKHQSLGGQYGVQGFPTIKIFSSNKNRPEDYQGGRTGEAIVDAALNSLRQLVKERLGGRSGGYSSGRSEGSGKKDVIELTDDTFDKNVLDSDDVWLVEFYAPWCGHCKNLEPEWAAAATEVKEQTKGKVKLAAVDATVNQALTSRYGIGGFPTIKIFQKGEPPMDYNGGRTRSDIVSRALDLFSDNAPPPELLEIIDEAVAKKTCEDHQLCVVAVLPHILDTGAAGRNSYLEVLLKLAEKYKKKLWGWLWTEAGAQHELETALGIGGFGYPAMAAVNTRKMKFALLKGSFSEQGINEFLRELSVGRGSTAPVGGGIFPKINTVAPWDGKDGELPIEDDIDLSDVELDDLGKDEL